A part of Jaculus jaculus isolate mJacJac1 chromosome 17, mJacJac1.mat.Y.cur, whole genome shotgun sequence genomic DNA contains:
- the Inka1 gene encoding PAK4-inhibitor INKA1, which produces MHSARLDSFLSQLRWELLCSRDTGSPPVPGPLQTPPKTDSGVQPHSQLRASAALEEDSICCVEEEEEEEALVTEDRGAALGGPREHALDWDSGFSEVSGSTWQEEELPVPQRPARPPHSQRFSVSGLPLPSKAPVQPAHRPRPKSTPDACLEHWQGLEAEDWTAALLNRGRSRQPLVLGDNCFADLVHNWMELPEAAGEGGDGGAPRARTRPPQFLLGLSEQLRRRLARARRAAVAGKRLSCPPRSEPDLPMDVSRFAALMSCRSRQPIIYSDVSYL; this is translated from the exons ATGCACAGCGCTCGGCTTGACAGCTTTCTGAGCCAGCTCCGCTGGGAACTG TTGTGTAGCCGGGACACAGGCTCACCTCCAGTGCCTGGTCCCCTGCAGACACCACCCAAAACTGACTCAGGTGTACAGCCTCACAGCCAACTCAGGGCTTCAGCTGCATTGGAAGAGGACTCTATCTGCtgtgtggaggaggaagaggaggaggaagccttGGTGACTGAAGACAGGGGTGCAGCCTTGGGTGGCCCCAGGGAACATGCCCTAGACTGGGACTCTGGCTTCTCAGAAGTGTCAGGCAGCACATGGCAAGAGGAAGAGCTGCCTGTACCCCAACGCCCAGCACGGCCCCCTCATAGCCAGCGTTTTTCAGTCAGTGGTCTCCCCCTACCCAGCAAGGCGCCTGTACAACCTGCCCACCGTCCACGGCCCAAGTCCACTCCAGATGCCTGCCTGGAGCATTGGCAAGGATTGGAAGCAGAGGACTGGACGGCAGCCCTGCTGAACAGGGGTCGCAGTCGCCAGCCCCTGGTGCTGGGGGACAATTGTTTTGCTGACTTAGTTCACAACTGGATGGAGCTGCCCGAGGCAGCAGGTGAGGGGGGCGATGGAGGTGCCCCCCGTGCCCGAACCCGACCACCACAGTTCCTGCTTGGCCTCTCTGAGCAGCTAAGGAGGCGGCTGGCGAGAGCACGGCGGGCGGCCGTGGCAGGAAAGCGGCTGTCATGCCCACCTCGCTCAGAACCTGACTTGCCCATGGACGTTTCGCGCTTCGCAGCCCTCATGAGCTGCCGAAGCCGTCAACCCATCATCTACAGTGATGTCAGCTACCTCTGA
- the Uba7 gene encoding ubiquitin-like modifier-activating enzyme 7, with amino-acid sequence MDEELYSRQLYVLGLPAMQRIQGAKVLLSGLQGLGVEVAKNLVLMGVGSLTLHDPHPTCWSDLAAQFFLSEENLGRSRAEASQGPLAQLNDTVQVSVHTGDITEDLLRHFQVVVLTASKMEEQLKVDTLCHKHGICFLMADTRGLVGQLFCDFGENFTVEDPTEAEPMTAAIQDISQGSPGIVTLRGDTRRHSFCDGDMVTFSGIEGMVELNSCPPQPIHLQKDGSLEIGDTTTFSRYLRGGAIIEVKKSMTVRHEPLDTALLRPRLVTQSPREVHRARCLHQAFRALHQFQQQHHRLPKPWDAVDAETVVGLAQDLEPLKGTKEELLDEALLRTVALTSAGSLSPMAAILGGITAQEVLKAISRKFMPLDQWLYFDALECLPEDEELLPNPVDCAPRDCRYDGQIAVFGASFQEKLSHQHYFLVGAGAIGCETLKGFSLVGLGAGGRGGVTVADADHIERSNLSRQFLFRPQDVGRPKAEVAAEAAQGLNPDLHVTPRPHPLDPTTEHIYGDNFFSRVDGVVAALDSFQARHYLAARCTHYLKPLLEAGTQGTRGSASVFVPHVTEVYKGPSSAEVSEDAPYPVCTMRHFPSTAEHILQWARDEFEGLFRLSAETINRCQQTCPSLADTDRLQILPLLQQVLGVLRVRPQTWQDCVVWALGHWQLCFHDGIRELLRRFPPDKVLEDGTPFWSGPKQCPQPLQFDPSQDMHFLYVLAAANLYAQMHGLPGSRDQTALRELLELLSKSQLLNPNSASNLELAWTPAEFGPEHLRELQKVLEVWSKGPPLKPLLFEKDGDSNFHMDFVVAASYLRSQNYGILPVSQAQIKQIVGQIIPAIATSTAVVAGLLGLELYKLVSGARPLGAFRHSYLHLAENHFIRLVPSAPANQTFHHLKWTCWDRLKVPAGQPEKTLKSLLAHLEEEHGLRVRLLLRGQALLYSAGWPAEKQSQHLHLRVTELVQQVTGWVPEPGLRVLVLELSCEDEDDEAAFPPLHYEL; translated from the exons ATGGATGAGGAGCTGTACTCCAGGCAACT GTATGTGCTGGGCCTGCCTGCTATGCAGAGAATCCAAGGAGCCAAGGTCCTGCTGTCTGGCCTGCAGGGTCTTGGGGTTGAGGTGGCCAAGAACCTGGTCCTAATGGGTGTGGGTAGCCTCACTCTGCACGATCCCCATCCCACTTGCTGGTCTGACCTGGCTGCCCAG TTTTTCCTCTCAGAAGAGAACTTGGGAAGGAGCAGGGCTGAAGCCTCTCAAGGACCCTTGGCTCAGCTCAATGACACTGTCCAGGTCTCTGTCCATACAGGTGACATCACTGAGGACCTACTACGCCATTTCCAG GTGGTGGTGCTGACGGCCTCGAAGATGGAGGAGCAGCTGAAGGTGGACACCTTGTGCCACAAGCATGGAATCTGTTTTCTGATGGCTGATACACGGGGCCTTGTGGG GCAGTTGTTCTGTGACTTTGGTGAAAATTTCACTGTGGAGGACCCCACAGAGGCGGAACCCATGACAGCTGCCATCCAGGACATCTCCCAG GGATCCCCAGGCATTGTCACTCTGAGAGGAGACACCAGAAGACATTCCTTCTGTGATGGCGACATGGTGACTTTCTCAGGCATCGAGGGCATGGTTGAACTCAACAGCTGTCCTCCACAGCCCATCCATTTGCAGA AGGACGGGTCTTTGGAGATTGGGGACACAACGACTTTTTCTCGTTACCTGCGTGGTGGGGCTATCATTGAAGTCAAGAAATCCATGACTGTGAGGCAT GAACCCTTGGATACAGCCTTGCTCCGGCCCCGTTTGGTAACTCAGAGCCCACGGGAAGTCCACCGTGCCCGCTGTCTGCATCAGGCCTTCCGAGCACTGCaccagttccagcagcagcatcACCGGCTGCCGAAGCCCTGGGATGCT GTTGATGCAGAGACCGTGGTGGGCCTGGCCCAGGACCTGGAACCACTAAAAGGGACAAAAGAAGAGTTGCTGGATGAGGCTTTACTGCGGACAGTTGCTCTGACCAGCGCTGGTAGCTTGAGCCCCATGGCAGCCATTTTGGGAGGAATAACTGCCCAGGAAGTCCTGAag GCAATCTCCAGGAAATTCATGCCCCTGGACCAGTGGCTTTACTTTGACGCCCTTGAATGCCTTCCGGAAGACGAGGAGCTCCTTCCCAATCCTGTGGACTGTGCTCCG AGAGACTGCCGCTACGATGGACAAATCGCGGTGTTTGGGGCCAGTTTTCAAGAAAAACTGAGCCACCAGCACTACTTCTTG GTAGGTGCTGGTGCCATTGGCTGTGAAACCCTCAAAGGCTTCTCTCTAGTGGGCCTGGGAGCCGGAGGCCGGGGAGGCGTGACTGTTGCCGACGCGGACCATATAGAGCGATCGAACCTTAGCCGTCAGTTCCTCTTCAGACCCCAGGATGTCGGG AGACCCAAGGCAGAAGTGGCTGCAGAAGCTGCTCAGGGTCTGAATCCAGACCTGCACGTGACTCCACGACCCCACCCACTGGATCCCACCACAGAGCACATCTATGGGGACAACTTCTTCTCCCGGGTGGACGGTGTGGTTGCTGCCCTGGACAGCTTTCAGGCCC GACATTATCTTGCCGCTCGATGTACCCACTATTTGAAACCACTGCTGGAGGCAGGCACACAGGGCACCCGGGGGAGTGCGTCAGTGTTTGTGCCACATGTGACGGAAGTCTACAAAGGTCCTTCCTCAGCTGAAGTTTCTGAGGATGCCCCCTATCCTGTCTGCACCATGCGACACTTCCCTAGCACAGCTGAGCATATCCTGCAG TGGGCTCGGGATGAATTTGAGGGACTCTTTAGACTGTCTGCAGAGACCATCAACCGCTGCCAACA gACATGCCCTTCCCTAGCAGATACGGATAGGCTACAGATACTGCCCTTACTGCAGCAGGTGCTGGGTGTCCTCAGGGTGCGCCCACAGACCTGGCAAGACTGTGTGGTGTGGGCCCTTGGCCACTGGCAACTATGCTTCCACGATGGCATCAGAGAGCTGCTGAGACGTTTCCCACCTGATAAA GTGCTTGAAGATGGGACTCCGTTCTGGTCAGGACCTAAACAGTGTCCTCAGCCTCTGCAGTTTGACCCCAGCCAA GACATGCATTTCCTGTACGTGCTGGCAGCTGCCAACCTGTATGCCCAGATGCATGGGCTTCCTGGTTCACGAGATCAGACCGCGCTCAGGGAGCTGCTGGAGTTGCTATCCAAGTCCCAACTCCTGAACCCCAATTCTGCTAGCAACCTAGAGCTGGCTTGGACTCCTGCTGAGTTTG GCCCTGAGCACTTGAGGGAACTACAGAAAGTCCTGGAAGTGTGGAGCAAGGGCCCTCCTTTGAAGCCTCTGCTGTTTGAAAAG GATGGTGACAGCAACTTCCATATGGACTTTGTGGTAGCGGCAAGTTACCTGAGATCTCAGAACTATGGGATCCTACCGGTCAGCCAAGCTCAG ATCAAGCAAATCGTGGGCCAGATTATCCCAGCCATTGCTACCAGTACCGCTGTCGTGGCAGGGCTGCTGGGCCTGGAGCTGTATAAGTTGGTGAGCGGAGCTCGGCCACTTGGTGCCTTTCGTCACAGCTATTTGCACCTAGCTGAAAATCACTTCATACGGTTGGTTCCTTCTGCTCCAGCCAACCAGACG ttTCACCACCTAAAGTGGACCTGTTGGGACCGCCTGAAGGTACCCGCTGGGCAGCCTGAGAAGACGCTGAAGTCCCTGCTGGCCCATCTCGAG GAGGAGCACGGGCTAAGGGTGAGACTGCTGCTGCGTGGCCAGGCCCTGCTCTATTCAGCGGGATGGCCAGCTGAAAAGCAGAGCCAGCACCTGCATCTCAG GGTGACAGAACTGGTTCAGCAAGTGACGGGCTGGGTGCCTGAGCCTGGGCTGCGGGTACTagtgctggagctgagctgtgaGGATGAGGACGACGAAGCTGCCTTCCCACCTCTGCATTATGAGCTGTGA